Below is a window of Enterococcus gilvus ATCC BAA-350 DNA.
ATTTACCTTCGCGACCAGCAAACGGTGAATTGTTTACAAGGAATGTCATTTGCAATGTTGGTTCATCGATGTGCAAGATTGGTAATGCATCTTGATGGTCGATAGGTGTTACTGTTTCCCCAACAAAGATGTCTTCCATCCCAGAAACAGCGATCAAATCGCCGGCTTTTGCTTCTTGAACTTCCAAACGTTGCAAGCCGAAGAAACCAAAGATCTTCGTTACACGGAAGTTTTTAATCGAACCGTCAAGCTTCATAACAGAAACTTGGTCGCCGACTTTCATTTTTCCACGGAAAATACGGCCGATACCGATACGTCCAACATAGTCATTGTAATCTAGTAATGATACTTGGAATTGCAGCGGTTCGTCACTGTTATCAACGGGAGCTGGAATCTTTTCAACGATCGTATCAAAAACAGGAGCCATTGTTTCTTGTTGTTCCGCAGGGTCATCCGATAAACTAGATGTTCCATTGATTGCTGAAGCATAGATCACTGGGAAATCCAATTGATCGTCATCTGCTCCTAATTCGATAAATAATTCCAATACTTCATCTACCACTTCTTCTGGACGTGCAGAAGGTTTGTCGATTTTATTTACAACAACGATTGGTGTTAAATGTTGTTCTAAGGCTTTTTTCAATACGAAGCGCGTTTGCGGCATCGTACCTTCATAGGCATCTACAACAAGCAATACGCCATCAACCATCTTCATGATACGCTCTACTTCACCACCGAAGTCAGCATGCCCTGGAGTGTCCATGATGTTGATTTTGTAATCCTTATAGTTTACTGCGGTATTTTTCGCTAAGATCGTGATACCACGTTCTTTTTCTAATGCATTTGAATCCATTGCCCGTTCTTGTAGGTTTACATGACTATCAAGGGTATCGGATTGTTTTAACATTTCATCTACTAATGTTGTTTTACCATGGTCGACGTGGGCAATAATAGCCACGTTGCGGATATCTTCTCTGTAATTCAATTTTAATTGCTCCTTTTCTTGTAACGCGAGACTCACTCGATTGACAATTATAACAGAAAATCCCTAAGAGTGTTAGTAAAACATTTTCATTTTTTCAGAAAAAGTTTTTTCTTAAGGATTTTACTGGTCAAAGGCTTGAATCTCCACCATTGCTGCCTGTGTCGCACCAACGAAAAATTCTCTTCCTTGATAAGTCAGCGGCTGCCTATTCGCCCCATAGCTGACCATTCCTAATTGATCCATCATAATCATTCCGGCAGCATAATCCCACGGACTGAGCATACTGATATATCCAATTTGAGTCCCCTTCAAAATCGCGATAAAATCTAAGCCCGCACAGCCTAAAACACGGATGCCCATGGATTCAAGCCCAATCTCCTGTGCATGAAACGCATTTTTTCGGTAAAGAGCCGCATTCATTCCGATCAGCCCTGCTCTCAAAGAAGTGTTCTCAGGCGCGTCGATTTCCTTCTTATTAAAGAAGACCTTGCCGACTTTTGGGCCACCCCAAAAAAGCTCATCCCGCATCACATCATAAATAAAACCAAGCTGGCCGACGCCTTCTTCATATACAGCGATCATAATGCAGAAATTTTCCTGCTGCATCACAAAATTCAATGTCCCGTCGATCGGATCAATCACAAAGACACGCCCTTTGTCGATCGGTGTCTGATCCTGCCCGTTTTCCTCGCCCAATATCAGCGCCTCTGGATCATATTCGTTGATTTTTTTGACGATGAAATCCTGTACCTCTTTATCTACGTTCGTTACTAAATCGGTGCGACCGTTTTTTTGATCGACCTTCAAGGCATCGCCCAATCCTGTCCTGATTTTACTCGCTGCTTCATAGATCCATTGAATGATCTCATTCTCCATCTTCATCTCTCCTTAAAAATCGATTCTCGCTGTACTTATAGCGCTTTTGTCCCGCCAGAAGCAATTGATACACTGACTACATTTTAAACCGCTTAGACGGCGTTTCTTTGGCCTTCTTGACTGTATGATAGATCGAATACGTACTCACTTCTTGAAATTCTCGCCCTAATCGCTTTTCCTCGCCAATACTTTTAACCACTGTTTTAAATCTTTTGTAGCCATTTAGAAATCGTTCTTTGTCTATTCCATTCTCATTAGCTTCTTCGACTAAATTGAAAAAATTTATCACGGTTGTAATTTCATCGTGTGACCAGTCTTCATCGATTGGATAACTATAATTTGCCACTTTCCCACGCTCCATTCAAAAACAGTTTAACATAAAATGATTCTTACCCGCTTTTTTGGATTCACAAACACGTTTCTTTAGTCGGAAAATGCCGTAAACGATACCTTGTCTCCCTCTTATTTCCCTACTTTTTTAGCATTAAATGACTTTTAGATTTCTTATAGCCTGTGTGAAGTTCACTCAAAAAAAGCCAAAATCCCCTCTAGAGGATTTTGGCTTTTAAAAACATCGTTTTAAATATGGATCGGCATCCCTAAAGCTAGCTCAGAGGCATCCATTACAATTTCACCTAATGATGGGTGCGGATGGATCGTCAATGCGATGTCTTCCGCGTTCATTCCTGATTCGATGGCCAACGCCAACTCAGAAACCATATCACTAGCACCAACACCGGCAATTTGCCCGCCAATGATCACATTGTCTTCGACTGTTGTAACCAAACGGATAAAGCCTTCTGTTTTGCCTAATGACAAGGCACGACCGTTACCAGAGAATGGGAATTTGAATGCTTTCGCTTCCAGACCCGCTTCTTTCGCATCTTTGATCGTCATACCTACTGTAGCTAATTCTGGATCAGTAAAAGCAACAGCCGGCATTGCTTTGTAATCAACCGCTACTTTTTTACCAGAAATCGCCTCAGCGGCAATTTTTGCTTCATAGCTGGCTTTATGGGCCAACGCTGCGCCAGGAACGATATCACCAATAGCATAAATACTAGGGATATTCGTACGTCCTTGTTTGTCTACAGTGATCAATCCGCGTTCCGTCATTTCGACACCGGCTTGTTCCAAGCCCATGTCATTCGTGTTTGGACGACGTCCGACAGTGACCATCACGTAGTCTGCATCGATCGTTTCTTCTTTTCCGTCTACTTCATAGCGTACTGTAACACTGTCGCCGTTATCTACAGCTTCACGTGCCATTGCAGAGGTCACGACCTTGATACCTTTTTGTTTGAAATCTTTTTCGACAAGCTGAACCATGTCTTTTTCATAGGTTGGCAGGATTTGCGGCGTTCCTTCAAGGATCGTCACTTCCGCACCAAGGTTCGCATATGCGCCGCCTAATTCCGCACCGATGACGCCTCCGCCAATAATGACCATTTTTTCTGGTACAGCTTCTAAAGCCAATCCACCAGTAGAGTCCAACACACGTCCGCCAAATTTGAAGCCTGGGATCTCGATTGGACGAGAACCTGTTGCGACAATGGCATTGTTAAATGAATACGTTTGTGCTGAATCCGGATGAATCACCCGTAATGTTTGATCATCAACAAAAAACGCTTCGCCTTCGATGATCTCCACTTTGTGTTTCTTCAGTAAAAATTTTACGCCTGTCGTTAATTTATTAACGACTTCGTTTTCTTTCCAATCTTGCGTTTTAGCAAAATCTAACTTCACGTTTTCGCTTGTCACGCCGAACATTGTCGAGTCAAGTGAATCGTGGTAATGGTGTCCAGCAGAAATCAAGGCTTTCGAGGGTACACAGCCGACGTTCAAACAAACGCCGCCAATATATTCCCGTTCAATGATCGCTACTTTTTGTCCCATTTCTGCGGCGCGGATAGCGGCTACGTAGCCGCCAGGTCCTGCACCGATTACAACTGTATCTAATTCAATGGCGAAATCTCCAACTACCATGATTTTATCATCCTTCCATTAATAATAATTCTGGGTCAGCTAATAAACGTTTGATATTGTTCATCGCTTTTTGCGCTGTCGCCCCATCAACGATGCGATGGTCGAAGCTTAATGAAAGTTTCATCACACGGCCAACCGCTAATTCGCCTTCGTCATTGACGATTGGTTGTTGCGCAATCGTACCAACGCCAAGGATCGCAACTTCAGGGTAGTTGATGACTGGTGTGAACCAGCCGCCGCCCACTGAACCGATATTTGAGATCGTAATAGTTCCATTACGCATATCGTCTCCTGATAATTTCCCATCATGTGCCAAGGCCGCTTTTTCGTTGATTTCATCAGCGATCTTGAACATGCCTTTAGTGTCCGCATTTTTCACATTTGGTACATATAATCCATGATCGGTGTCCGTTGCAATACCGATATTGTAGTAATTTTTATAAACGATCTCTTGTGCCGCATCATCGATCGATGCGTTTAAGACTGGGTATTTCTTCACAGTCGCAGTCAACGCTTTAACGACGTAAGGCAAGAAGGTTAATTTTGTGCCATTGTCTAGAGCCACTTGTTTGAATTTCTTACGGTGATCCCAAAGCTTAGACACTTCTACTTCATCATGCAACGTTACATGAGGAGCAGTATGCTTGCTGTTGACCATTGCTTTGGCAATAGCTTTACGTGTTGGTGTCAATTTCTCGCGAGTTTCCATTTCGCCCATAGTTGAACTAAATGCTTGCGCAGGTTTTTCCGCTTTCGCTGAAGCACCTGAAGTTGACGTCGTTGTTTCTGTTGGTTTTTCGTCTGCTTTCGCTGGTGCAGCTTGTCCGCCGCCAGAAACGAATGTGTTGATGTCTTCTTTTGTCACACGTCCACCTTTACCAGTAGCTGTTACTTGAGAGATATCAACGTCTTTTTCACGAGCATATTGACGAACAGATGGCATAGCCAACACACGTTTGTCAGGGTTGCTTGCTTCGACGACGGAAGAATCACCTTTTGCTTCTGCTTTTGGCGCTTCTGCAGGTGCAGAGCTTTCGCTTGAAGAAGCACTGGCATCATTGTGTCCAGGTGCATCGATTTCGACCAATACATCGCCAACATTAGCGACTGTACCTTCGTCTACGATGACTTTTTTGATTGTTCCAGTTACTGGAGAAGGGATTTCTTCTACTGATTTATCGTTTTGTACTTCTAGCAATGTATCGTCTTCTTCGATCGTGTCGCCAGCTTTAACAAACCACTTAACGATCTCACCTTCTGCAATTCCTTCACCGATATCTGGTAATTTGAATTGGAAAACGCCGCCGCCATTGTCAGAACTATTGCTTTCGCTTGATCCGCTTTCGACAGTTGGTTCTGCTGCTGGTGCTTCCGGTGTTTGAGATTCTGCTGCGACACCTGCGTCGCCTTCATTGTCTTCGTGTCCCGGCGCATCGATTTCCACTAATACGTCACCGACATTCGCTACGGTTCCTTCGTCTACAATAATTTTTTTAACCGTTCCAGTTACTGGAGAGGGAATTTCTTCCACTGATTTATCGTTTTGTACTTCTAATAATGTATCATCTTCATTAATTGTGTCGCCAGCTTGGACGAACCATTTGACGATTTCGCCTTCAGCGATGCCTTCACCGATGTCAGGCAATTTAAATTGGTAAGCCATGATTTTCGCTCCTTATTTCTATTTGCCAGCATTTAAGCTAGCTTGCTAGTAATGAATTTTCCTTATATAAAATTCAATAGTCTC
It encodes the following:
- the typA gene encoding translational GTPase TypA — protein: MNYREDIRNVAIIAHVDHGKTTLVDEMLKQSDTLDSHVNLQERAMDSNALEKERGITILAKNTAVNYKDYKINIMDTPGHADFGGEVERIMKMVDGVLLVVDAYEGTMPQTRFVLKKALEQHLTPIVVVNKIDKPSARPEEVVDEVLELFIELGADDDQLDFPVIYASAINGTSSLSDDPAEQQETMAPVFDTIVEKIPAPVDNSDEPLQFQVSLLDYNDYVGRIGIGRIFRGKMKVGDQVSVMKLDGSIKNFRVTKIFGFFGLQRLEVQEAKAGDLIAVSGMEDIFVGETVTPIDHQDALPILHIDEPTLQMTFLVNNSPFAGREGKYVTSRKIEERLMSELHTDVSLRVENTESPDAWTVSGRGELHLSILIENMRREGYELQVSRPEVIERMVDGVKCEPFERVQIDTPEEYMGSVIEALGQRKAEMQDMIHSGNGQVRLVFLAPARGLIGFTTEFLSMTRGYGIMNHTFDQYLPMIQGVIGGRRNGALVSVDTGKATMYSIMSVEERGTVFVEPTTEVYEGMIVGENSRDKDLGVNITKAKQMTNVRSANKDQTSVIKKPRILTLEESLEFLNDDEYCEVTPESIRLRKQILNKSEREKAAKKRKVAAE
- a CDS encoding inositol monophosphatase family protein translates to MENEIIQWIYEAASKIRTGLGDALKVDQKNGRTDLVTNVDKEVQDFIVKKINEYDPEALILGEENGQDQTPIDKGRVFVIDPIDGTLNFVMQQENFCIMIAVYEEGVGQLGFIYDVMRDELFWGGPKVGKVFFNKKEIDAPENTSLRAGLIGMNAALYRKNAFHAQEIGLESMGIRVLGCAGLDFIAILKGTQIGYISMLSPWDYAAGMIMMDQLGMVSYGANRQPLTYQGREFFVGATQAAMVEIQAFDQ
- a CDS encoding UPF0223 family protein, yielding MANYSYPIDEDWSHDEITTVINFFNLVEEANENGIDKERFLNGYKRFKTVVKSIGEEKRLGREFQEVSTYSIYHTVKKAKETPSKRFKM
- the lpdA gene encoding dihydrolipoyl dehydrogenase, encoding MVVGDFAIELDTVVIGAGPGGYVAAIRAAEMGQKVAIIEREYIGGVCLNVGCVPSKALISAGHHYHDSLDSTMFGVTSENVKLDFAKTQDWKENEVVNKLTTGVKFLLKKHKVEIIEGEAFFVDDQTLRVIHPDSAQTYSFNNAIVATGSRPIEIPGFKFGGRVLDSTGGLALEAVPEKMVIIGGGVIGAELGGAYANLGAEVTILEGTPQILPTYEKDMVQLVEKDFKQKGIKVVTSAMAREAVDNGDSVTVRYEVDGKEETIDADYVMVTVGRRPNTNDMGLEQAGVEMTERGLITVDKQGRTNIPSIYAIGDIVPGAALAHKASYEAKIAAEAISGKKVAVDYKAMPAVAFTDPELATVGMTIKDAKEAGLEAKAFKFPFSGNGRALSLGKTEGFIRLVTTVEDNVIIGGQIAGVGASDMVSELALAIESGMNAEDIALTIHPHPSLGEIVMDASELALGMPIHI
- a CDS encoding dihydrolipoyllysine-residue acetyltransferase codes for the protein MAYQFKLPDIGEGIAEGEIVKWFVQAGDTINEDDTLLEVQNDKSVEEIPSPVTGTVKKIIVDEGTVANVGDVLVEIDAPGHEDNEGDAGVAAESQTPEAPAAEPTVESGSSESNSSDNGGGVFQFKLPDIGEGIAEGEIVKWFVKAGDTIEEDDTLLEVQNDKSVEEIPSPVTGTIKKVIVDEGTVANVGDVLVEIDAPGHNDASASSSESSAPAEAPKAEAKGDSSVVEASNPDKRVLAMPSVRQYAREKDVDISQVTATGKGGRVTKEDINTFVSGGGQAAPAKADEKPTETTTSTSGASAKAEKPAQAFSSTMGEMETREKLTPTRKAIAKAMVNSKHTAPHVTLHDEVEVSKLWDHRKKFKQVALDNGTKLTFLPYVVKALTATVKKYPVLNASIDDAAQEIVYKNYYNIGIATDTDHGLYVPNVKNADTKGMFKIADEINEKAALAHDGKLSGDDMRNGTITISNIGSVGGGWFTPVINYPEVAILGVGTIAQQPIVNDEGELAVGRVMKLSLSFDHRIVDGATAQKAMNNIKRLLADPELLLMEG